From the genome of Castor canadensis chromosome 4, mCasCan1.hap1v2, whole genome shotgun sequence, one region includes:
- the Wdr33 gene encoding pre-mRNA 3' end processing protein WDR33 isoform X3 translates to MATEIGSPPRFFHMPRFQHQAPRQLFYKRPDFAQQQAMQQLTFDGKRMRKAVNRKTIDYNPSVIKYLENRIWQRDQRDMRAIQPDAGYYNDLVPPIGMLSNPMNAVTTKFVRTSTNKVKCPVFVVRWTPEGRRLVTGASSGEFTLWNGLTFNFETILQAHDSPVRAMTWSHNDMWMLTADHGGYVKYWQSNMNNVKMFQAHKEAIREASFSPTDNKFATCSDDGTVRIWDFLRCHEERILRGGIVLELKALHSNALLLELCLQPCS, encoded by the exons ATGGCTACAGAAATTGGCTCTCCTCCACGTTTTTTCCATATGCCAAGGTTCCAGCACCAGGCACCTCGACAACTGTTTTATAAGAGACCTGATTTTGCACAGCAGCAAGCAATGCAGCAGCTTACCTTTGATGGAAAACGAATGAGAAAAGCTGTAAACCGAAAAACCATAGACTACAATCCATCTGTAATTAAGTATTTGGAG aatAGAATATGGCAAAGAGACCAGAGAGATATGCGGGCCATTCAGCCTGATGCAGGCTATTATAATGAT cTGGTCCCACCTATAGGAATGTTGAGTAATCCTATGAATGCAGTAACAACAAAATTTGTTCGAACATCAACAAATAAAGTAAAGTGTCCAGTATTTGTTGTAAGG TGGACTCCAGAAGGAAGAAGGTTGGTCACTGGAGCTTCTAGTGGAGAGTTCACCCTGTGGAATGGActcacttttaattttgaaacaatATTGCAG gcTCATGATAGCCCAGTGAGAGCCATGACTTGGTCACATAATGACATGTGGATGTTGACAGCAGACCATGGAGGATATGTGAAATATTGGCAGTCGAACATGAACAACGTCAAGATGTTCCAGGCACATAAGGAGGCGATTAGAGAGGCCAG TTTCTCACCCACGGATAATAAATTTGCTACATGCTCTGATGACGGCACTGTTAGAATCTGGGACTTTCTTCGTTGCCATGAGGAAAGAATTCTCCGAG